A window of the Molothrus ater isolate BHLD 08-10-18 breed brown headed cowbird chromosome 16, BPBGC_Mater_1.1, whole genome shotgun sequence genome harbors these coding sequences:
- the JPT2 gene encoding jupiter microtubule associated homolog 2, whose product MFHGAEAEPAKPSSRVLKPPGGDSSNLFGSTEEVSSSSRPHRMASNIFGASEKPQNIPKRTNPPGGKESGIFEDSSSAQPRPRLNPPGGKTSDIFGSPVSPSIVRAHPNKPKDHIVLKEEEIPKKLEATENIKPHPEDGGEKKALGKEERCKEPEPKMDNHEPRLGPRPRSHNKVLNPPGGKSSIAFY is encoded by the exons GGTATTGAAACCCCCAGGGGGAGATTCTAGTAATCTCTTTGGGAGTACAGAAGAAGTGTCTTCTTCAAGCAGGCCACACCGGATGGCATCCAATATCTTTGGAGCATCAGAAAAACCTCAGAACATTCCAAAAAGAACAAACCCTCCAG gaggaaaagaaagtggCATTTTTGAGGACTCTAGTTCTGCTCAGCCTCGTCCACGCTTGAATCCACCTGGTGGGAAGACAAGCGATATCTTTGGGTCTCCTGTCTCTCCTAGCATTGTGCGAGCACACCCGAACAAACCCAAG GATCACATTGTCttaaaagaagaggaaatacCAAAGAAGCTAGAAG cTACAGAAAATATCAAACCACACCCGGAAGACGGAGGCGAGAAAAAAGCTCTGGGCAAAGAGGAGCGATGCAAGGAGCCAGAACCCAAGATGGACAATCACGAACCCCGACTAGGACCAAGGCCACGCTCACACAACAAAGTCCTCAATCCACCAGGGGGGAAATCCAGTATTGCGTTCTATTAG